The following coding sequences lie in one Vibrio casei genomic window:
- the sppA gene encoding signal peptide peptidase SppA produces MKKLFCFIAAIFKGIWTFITFIRVAIVNILFIALIVIAYFAFFPQQESSTDEPLTPDTRALILNLDGPIVEQRTYVNPLDSISGTLFSDELPRENVLYDIVTTLRSAATDQSISGLVLNLSQMPETNLTKLRYIAKAINEFKATGKPIYAYGDFYNQSQYYLASYADQTFLSPDGAVLLKGYSAYNLYYKDLLEKLDVTTHIFRVGTYKSAVEPFLRNDMSPAAKESATAWLTQLWGAYVDDVAHNRKIETTALNPSMDEFLSKMKSVDGNLAQLSLNIGLVDQLMTRQQVSDFFATQFGSNKDHRYNRINYYDYKSKVSIPVVNTADQIAVVVASGTILDGTQPKGRIGGDSTANLLAQARLDKNIKAVILRVDSPGGSAFASEIIRNEIEALKQAGKPVVVSMSSLAASGGYWISMGADNIIAQPTTLTGSIGIFGVITTFEKGLNKLGVHTDGIGTSPFSGIGLTNGLSKGASEAMQMGIEHGYHRFISLVGKNRNMTTESVDKIAQGRVWTGQDAMKHGLVDQIGDFDDAIQSAATLAHLESYRLTWVDKPLSPTQQILEDFFRTINTSLGNPLDKWIPDALKPAAAQISESTNLLNSFNDPKGYYAFCLNCEAI; encoded by the coding sequence ATGAAAAAACTATTCTGTTTTATTGCAGCCATTTTTAAAGGTATTTGGACATTCATTACCTTTATTCGTGTGGCTATTGTTAACATTCTTTTTATTGCGTTGATTGTTATCGCCTATTTTGCTTTTTTCCCTCAACAAGAGTCTTCTACAGATGAACCACTAACGCCCGATACAAGAGCTTTAATATTAAATCTCGATGGTCCAATTGTAGAACAACGCACTTATGTTAATCCGTTAGATTCCATCTCAGGAACCCTATTTTCTGACGAATTACCAAGAGAAAATGTACTATACGACATCGTTACCACTTTACGCTCAGCTGCAACCGATCAATCAATTTCAGGGTTGGTTTTGAATTTAAGCCAAATGCCCGAAACCAATTTAACCAAATTGCGCTATATAGCCAAAGCTATCAATGAATTTAAAGCGACCGGCAAACCCATTTATGCCTATGGTGATTTTTATAATCAAAGTCAATACTACTTAGCCAGTTACGCAGACCAAACATTTTTATCTCCTGATGGCGCAGTCTTACTCAAAGGGTATAGCGCGTATAATCTTTACTATAAAGACTTATTAGAAAAACTCGACGTCACCACTCACATTTTCCGTGTCGGTACTTATAAGTCTGCGGTTGAACCGTTTCTTCGTAACGACATGTCACCAGCGGCAAAAGAATCCGCAACCGCTTGGCTAACTCAACTTTGGGGGGCGTATGTTGATGATGTGGCGCATAACCGCAAGATTGAAACCACAGCTTTAAATCCAAGCATGGATGAATTTTTGTCCAAAATGAAAAGTGTTGATGGAAACTTAGCTCAATTATCCTTAAACATTGGATTAGTAGATCAACTGATGACTCGCCAGCAAGTCTCTGATTTTTTTGCTACTCAATTTGGTAGCAATAAAGATCATCGATACAACCGGATTAACTACTACGATTACAAATCAAAAGTATCCATTCCAGTGGTCAATACCGCCGATCAAATTGCCGTAGTGGTCGCTAGTGGTACTATTTTAGATGGTACTCAACCAAAAGGCCGTATTGGAGGTGATTCCACAGCAAACTTATTAGCGCAAGCTCGCTTAGACAAAAATATAAAAGCTGTCATTCTACGAGTTGATAGTCCAGGAGGTAGCGCATTTGCTTCTGAGATTATTCGTAATGAGATTGAAGCATTGAAACAAGCGGGTAAACCCGTCGTCGTTTCCATGTCGAGCCTTGCTGCATCGGGGGGGTACTGGATTTCGATGGGCGCAGATAACATCATCGCTCAACCAACAACGTTAACGGGATCCATTGGCATTTTTGGCGTCATTACAACATTCGAAAAAGGATTAAATAAACTCGGCGTACATACCGATGGCATCGGAACCAGTCCATTTTCTGGTATTGGTCTAACAAATGGCTTATCTAAAGGCGCTTCTGAAGCGATGCAAATGGGCATTGAACACGGCTATCATCGTTTCATTTCTTTGGTCGGTAAAAATCGTAACATGACCACAGAATCCGTTGATAAAATAGCCCAAGGCCGTGTATGGACAGGTCAAGATGCGATGAAACATGGTTTAGTGGATCAAATTGGTGATTTTGATGATGCTATTCAATCAGCAGCAACATTAGCTCACCTTGAAAGCTACCGATTAACTTGGGTAGATAAACCATTAAGCCCGACTCAGCAAATTCTGGAAGATTTTTTCCGTACGATCAATACGTCTCTTGGAAACCCTCTCGATAAATGGATCCCTGACGCATTAAAACCCGCAGCGGCACAAATTTCAGAAAGTACTAATTTGCTAAATAGTTTCAATGATCCAAAAGGCTATTACGCTTTTTGTCTTAATTGTGAAGCGATATAG
- a CDS encoding NADPH-dependent 2,4-dienoyl-CoA reductase: MYPHLLAPLDLGFTQLRNRVLMGSMHTGLEEERGELKKLAAFYEERAKGGVGLIVTGGFSPSLRGRLHPFSSQLSTSAHAKKHKVVTDAVHKHGGKIALQILHAGRYAMHPFSQSASATRAPISKFTPFKMSGSQIRNTISDFANTAKLAQSAGYDGVEVMGSEGYLINQFICQRTNQRHDEWGGSYQNRIRLALEIVKSIRAKVGNEFIIIFRLSMLDLVEQGSTFDEVVELAQALEKAGVTLINTGIGWHEARVPTIATQVPRAAFTWVTEKVKPHLSIPVITCNRINTPEVAEDILSQGHADMVSMARPFLADPDFVNKAAAEKSKLINTCIGCNQACLDNVFKGKQASCLVNPRACSETEMPMLSATTKKRVAVIGAGPAGLACATIAAERGHQVDLFEKSDRIGGQFRLAMQIPGKEEFRETIRYFANRIEETGVNLKLDTEAQLSDICDYDEVVIASGVKPRKLNIEGLATSDKIIDYQTLIREKTALGNKIAIIGAGGIGVDIASMITEPAQHDIADWLDEWGIDQSLEHQGGILPQPDCMSDKQVWLMQRRQGRVGKGPGKTTGWIHRSTLQKRGVNLMGGVTYKKISEEGLHITFNEQETVLNADNIIICAGQESVRPFEDKWASLGEKLHVIGGADLAGELDAVRAIRQGTKIAMLI, from the coding sequence ATGTATCCACATTTGTTAGCGCCATTAGATCTTGGCTTTACGCAACTACGTAACCGAGTATTGATGGGCTCGATGCATACCGGTTTAGAAGAAGAACGTGGTGAATTGAAGAAGCTTGCTGCTTTTTATGAAGAAAGAGCTAAAGGTGGCGTAGGGTTAATTGTGACTGGCGGTTTTTCACCTAGCTTACGCGGACGTTTACATCCATTCAGTTCGCAACTTAGTACAAGCGCCCACGCTAAAAAACACAAAGTTGTGACCGATGCTGTGCATAAGCATGGTGGAAAAATCGCATTGCAAATATTGCATGCTGGTCGCTATGCCATGCATCCTTTTTCGCAAAGTGCCAGTGCAACTCGTGCCCCTATTTCTAAATTTACCCCATTTAAAATGAGTGGGAGTCAAATTCGTAACACAATTTCAGATTTTGCAAACACGGCGAAATTAGCCCAATCGGCCGGCTATGATGGTGTTGAAGTGATGGGCTCGGAAGGGTACTTAATTAATCAGTTTATTTGCCAACGTACGAATCAGCGTCATGATGAATGGGGCGGAAGTTATCAAAATCGTATTCGACTAGCTCTTGAAATCGTTAAATCAATTCGCGCGAAAGTTGGGAATGAATTTATTATTATTTTCCGCTTATCCATGTTGGACTTAGTTGAACAGGGTAGTACTTTTGATGAAGTGGTTGAATTGGCACAAGCCCTAGAAAAAGCAGGGGTTACTTTAATTAATACTGGTATTGGGTGGCATGAAGCACGCGTTCCAACCATTGCGACTCAAGTACCACGCGCCGCATTTACTTGGGTAACGGAGAAAGTAAAGCCACATCTATCGATCCCGGTGATTACCTGTAATCGAATTAATACGCCGGAAGTTGCAGAAGATATTTTGTCTCAAGGTCATGCTGATATGGTATCGATGGCGCGCCCGTTTCTGGCTGATCCAGATTTTGTGAATAAAGCTGCCGCTGAAAAATCAAAGCTAATTAATACCTGTATAGGCTGTAATCAAGCTTGTTTAGATAATGTATTTAAAGGTAAACAAGCGAGCTGCTTGGTTAACCCTCGCGCCTGCAGTGAAACCGAGATGCCAATGTTAAGCGCTACAACGAAGAAACGTGTTGCGGTCATTGGAGCAGGGCCAGCAGGTTTGGCATGCGCAACCATTGCGGCTGAACGTGGGCATCAAGTCGACTTGTTTGAGAAAAGCGATCGAATTGGTGGCCAATTTCGCTTGGCCATGCAGATCCCTGGTAAAGAAGAATTTCGTGAGACGATCCGCTACTTTGCGAATCGTATTGAAGAAACGGGTGTAAATTTAAAGCTTGATACAGAAGCGCAACTTTCTGATATTTGTGATTATGATGAAGTGGTGATTGCATCTGGCGTTAAGCCAAGAAAACTAAATATAGAAGGCTTAGCAACAAGCGATAAAATTATCGACTATCAAACACTTATCCGTGAAAAAACGGCACTTGGAAACAAAATTGCCATCATTGGTGCTGGTGGTATTGGCGTAGACATAGCCAGTATGATAACGGAACCAGCCCAACATGATATTGCAGATTGGTTGGATGAATGGGGAATCGATCAAAGCCTTGAACATCAAGGTGGAATATTACCTCAACCTGATTGTATGAGCGATAAACAAGTGTGGTTAATGCAGCGTCGTCAAGGTCGAGTGGGTAAGGGCCCTGGTAAAACTACGGGCTGGATCCATCGTTCAACATTACAAAAACGAGGCGTAAATTTGATGGGAGGGGTTACCTATAAAAAAATCAGTGAGGAAGGTCTACACATCACATTCAATGAACAAGAAACCGTATTAAATGCTGATAATATTATTATTTGTGCAGGGCAAGAATCCGTTCGTCCATTTGAAGATAAGTGGGCATCGTTAGGTGAAAAGCTGCATGTTATTGGTGGCGCTGATCTTGCGGGTGAATTAGATGCGGTAAGAGCAATACGCCAAGGGACGAAAATTGCGATGTTGATATAG
- a CDS encoding IS3 family transposase (programmed frameshift), whose amino-acid sequence MKHYSAQSKESALQKMMPPNNIAIAQLSIEMGIGESTLYNWRKQAIDKGHLVPGDGKNAEQWSSANKFSVVLETASLNQAELAEYCRGKGLYVEQVSAWRNACIDANANVKEQEKAFSTETKKDKKQINQLEKELRRKDKALAETAALLVLRKKAKCDLGGSRGRMILDSARIQAVKLVNEAVSSGAPKFKACRELGISVRTYQRWTVDGNIKTDGRPISQRPEPKNKLSKAERDNILAIVNSDDFKSLPPSQIVPTLADEGIYLASESTYYRVLHEEKQQNARGRSQIKERKVPTTHCATGPNQVWCWDITWLPGPAKGLHFYLYLILDIFSRKIVGWEIHDDESAENASILIKKAHLKEGVKDNPLVLHSDNGSPMKGSSMLETLYSLGVVSSFNRPRVSNDNAYAESIFKTCKYRPDYPYKGFSTIDEARSWVLKFSHWYNFNHKHSGIKYVSPHQRHSGLAGDILANRKEVYQGAKDAHPERWSGNIRNWDLPKEVYLNPEQNSVKAESA is encoded by the exons ATGAAACATTATTCAGCGCAAAGCAAAGAGTCGGCTCTTCAGAAGATGATGCCTCCAAATAATATAGCAATAGCCCAATTATCAATCGAGATGGGGATTGGTGAATCAACCTTGTATAATTGGCGAAAACAAGCAATTGATAAGGGGCATTTAGTGCCAGGTGATGGAAAGAATGCTGAGCAGTGGTCATCAGCAAATAAATTCTCAGTCGTGTTGGAAACAGCCTCTTTAAATCAAGCTGAGTTAGCGGAATATTGCCGAGGCAAAGGTCTTTATGTGGAACAAGTATCGGCTTGGCGAAATGCGTGTATAGATGCAAACGCTAACGTTAAAGAGCAAGAAAAAGCCTTCTCCACCGAAACAAAGAAAGATAAAAAACAGATCAATCAATTAGAAAAGGAGCTACGTCGAAAAGATAAGGCACTCGCTGAAACCGCAGCACTATTGGTGTTAAGAAAAAAAGCAA AATGCGATCTGGGGGGAAGCCGAGGACGAATGATCCTCGACTCAGCTCGCATTCAAGCAGTTAAACTAGTTAATGAAGCTGTGAGTTCTGGTGCGCCAAAGTTTAAAGCTTGCCGTGAACTTGGGATCAGTGTCCGGACGTATCAACGTTGGACTGTTGACGGGAACATAAAAACAGATGGTAGACCAATATCTCAGCGCCCTGAGCCAAAAAATAAGCTATCAAAAGCAGAGAGAGATAACATATTAGCCATCGTTAATAGCGATGATTTTAAGAGCTTACCACCAAGCCAAATCGTCCCTACATTAGCAGATGAGGGTATTTATCTTGCTTCTGAATCAACATATTATCGTGTTCTTCATGAAGAAAAACAGCAAAACGCTCGCGGACGTAGTCAGATAAAAGAGAGAAAAGTACCGACGACACACTGTGCTACAGGGCCAAACCAAGTGTGGTGTTGGGATATTACTTGGTTACCAGGCCCCGCTAAAGGGCTGCATTTTTATTTATATTTGATACTCGATATATTTAGTCGAAAGATTGTTGGATGGGAAATTCATGATGACGAATCAGCAGAAAATGCATCAATATTAATTAAGAAAGCTCATTTAAAAGAAGGAGTTAAAGATAATCCTCTGGTACTGCATTCGGATAATGGAAGCCCAATGAAAGGCTCATCAATGCTTGAAACACTTTATAGTTTAGGTGTCGTGTCGTCTTTTAATCGTCCTAGGGTGAGCAATGATAATGCTTATGCTGAGTCGATATTTAAAACGTGTAAATATCGCCCTGACTATCCGTATAAAGGGTTTTCAACAATTGATGAGGCGCGTAGTTGGGTGTTGAAATTTAGCCACTGGTATAATTTTAACCACAAACATAGTGGCATCAAATACGTCAGCCCACATCAAAGGCATTCAGGATTAGCGGGTGACATATTGGCTAATAGAAAAGAAGTTTATCAAGGTGCTAAAGATGCTCACCCTGAGCGCTGGAGCGGTAATATCCGTAATTGGGATTTACCAAAAGAAGTGTACTTAAACCCTGAACAAAATAGTGTCAAGGCTGAGAGTGCATAA
- a CDS encoding site-specific integrase translates to MNELIKPLDSINTRYSNVIKLDDEVISYSSDGKPFSYYQDDRWVIFEEGVDISFVNIAGEFKSLCKKLLYKSFKKGGFLNKKSTAHKYIQSFSILSKCIIECGGTDFTFINSERGFREFIKVAQGRNLKYKTWKNYLIILGDLKDEGVITRIIDNAEELAILLSNSQRISRQTIALPENIASNYFKVALDIVAKYHPSRNIISDTYESFIQDYNKNIERGYGVTTARGYAQKNYQKQTKTIDFKLDLRGQWLSLIRAACYIVIAGFTGCRDSEVKSLTKESFQEKKYAGITVPIVNGVHTKVNIAGVERETSWVTIPAVKLAIELVWDIYEFSRNNWKAHAQSCSHIDEKSKIHQEADSLFLSFSPTAKNPAAGRQAIDKSLKSFVKYVNYRASSHDVAEFNLLNPSRKGELKTGELLNLNPHCFRRTFAVFLVRNKLASLLDLKYQFKHINIAMTSWYSNQANVAGYFDMMLDRELLLDIAQENHDFMTDTFYHIYNEAESLSGAEGKRIANLRGDDRSTIYLSRDEISRQVRDGQMSIIETPVGHCTNPRCDRICDAPVCKYAVVTKAKALELIPKRQLLITKFESLIEFGLKMPNILSKLYYEIKSIEQCFKDHNITFDVFKHDINQTLL, encoded by the coding sequence ATGAATGAGTTAATTAAGCCTCTAGACAGCATTAACACTAGGTATTCGAATGTAATTAAACTTGATGATGAAGTTATTTCATACTCTTCTGATGGGAAGCCTTTTAGCTATTATCAAGATGATAGGTGGGTGATATTCGAAGAAGGTGTGGATATTAGTTTTGTTAATATCGCAGGTGAATTTAAGTCGTTATGCAAAAAGTTACTATATAAATCTTTTAAGAAAGGTGGGTTTTTAAATAAAAAAAGTACAGCCCATAAATATATTCAATCATTTTCTATTTTATCTAAATGTATCATTGAGTGTGGCGGTACAGACTTTACTTTTATAAATTCAGAAAGAGGGTTTCGAGAGTTTATAAAAGTAGCCCAAGGCCGAAATTTAAAATACAAAACATGGAAAAACTACTTGATAATTCTCGGTGACTTAAAAGATGAGGGAGTTATCACCAGAATAATTGATAATGCTGAAGAGTTAGCTATTTTACTCTCAAATAGCCAACGGATTTCACGTCAAACGATAGCCTTACCAGAAAATATAGCATCAAATTATTTTAAAGTTGCATTAGATATTGTTGCTAAGTATCACCCAAGTAGAAATATTATTAGTGATACATATGAAAGCTTTATTCAGGATTATAATAAAAATATTGAGCGAGGGTATGGCGTCACTACAGCTAGGGGTTACGCTCAAAAAAATTACCAAAAACAAACTAAAACTATAGATTTTAAACTAGATCTTAGAGGGCAGTGGCTAAGCCTGATTAGAGCAGCATGCTATATAGTCATAGCTGGTTTTACTGGCTGTAGGGATAGCGAAGTCAAGTCTTTGACAAAAGAGTCTTTTCAAGAAAAAAAATATGCAGGCATAACTGTCCCTATCGTTAATGGGGTTCATACTAAAGTAAATATCGCAGGCGTAGAAAGAGAAACTAGTTGGGTTACTATTCCTGCTGTTAAGCTAGCAATTGAGCTTGTATGGGATATTTATGAATTCTCAAGAAATAATTGGAAAGCTCATGCTCAGAGTTGCTCTCACATAGATGAGAAAAGCAAAATACACCAAGAAGCTGACTCTCTTTTTTTATCGTTCTCACCTACGGCAAAAAATCCCGCAGCAGGTAGGCAAGCAATTGATAAGTCTCTAAAAAGTTTTGTTAAGTATGTTAATTACAGAGCTAGTTCACATGATGTTGCTGAATTTAATCTTTTAAACCCCTCACGAAAAGGTGAATTAAAGACTGGTGAACTATTAAACCTAAATCCGCACTGCTTCAGACGAACCTTTGCTGTATTCCTTGTTCGTAATAAACTAGCGTCACTTTTAGATTTAAAGTATCAATTTAAACATATCAATATAGCTATGACATCTTGGTATTCTAACCAAGCTAATGTCGCTGGCTATTTCGATATGATGCTAGATAGAGAATTGCTTTTAGACATAGCACAAGAAAATCATGATTTTATGACTGACACTTTTTACCATATTTATAATGAAGCAGAGTCTTTGTCTGGTGCTGAAGGTAAACGAATAGCAAATTTACGTGGTGATGATAGAAGTACCATTTATTTGAGTCGTGATGAGATATCAAGGCAAGTTCGAGATGGCCAAATGTCCATAATAGAAACACCAGTCGGCCATTGTACTAACCCCCGATGTGATCGTATTTGTGATGCGCCTGTCTGTAAGTATGCGGTTGTCACTAAAGCTAAGGCATTAGAACTTATTCCAAAAAGGCAATTATTGATCACCAAATTTGAATCATTAATCGAGTTTGGGTTGAAAATGCCTAACATTTTGTCGAAGCTCTATTATGAGATTAAATCGATAGAACAATGTTTTAAAGATCATAATATTACCTTTGATGTATTCAAACATGACATTAACCAAACACTTTTATAA
- a CDS encoding site-specific integrase, which produces MAFIGNETRKTLDVKNNENISVIDIPNNKLIFRNDQRSCYFHRLGYQGCPKVKIGSNGQSFRLQANEQLVDMNRWELVRYCYLTVLKIDRRGRTKVGIFNALIPFFQHCDTNNYKVAFNKETITSFINSLKKRYLDGLKGKTLIQIQGSLKSFLNEVDPNLNYELRNEFLSCLNDSDITLSYTDAELKQIVKLLYIIFNKYRYCVINGTKPSVHPLLCDDSGNDFLGNPFNGKHVFYVGRYSHTWKNELVKVALYLTCFYTGLNESQLLAIKFSDISNEPFERTSDGVYKLSTTKYRQQGKNNITTVGFSKRAKEFFETWLSLSKLITNNTSDYVFSVYSKQKYTRMLENQFTSVINKKLKYFELPALSTQRFRKTKATLIMRATESIFSVAEGLNNSPDTVSKHYSNGVPELMEFSIAGALDVRQRTLQGESLDEAVLESAYNFKDPVREKFYLKNKLAIPNTLSNGLRCKDSFGEKAKQLKISLVKAGLAMKKNKVACHKFLECFGCPHHAVIAEVDDIWLMLSFRDVILEVACQPSINSMPTTTLSKVTNTIESILDRLKQEFPHVYKSAEVKYSELPHPLWGDKTDFEFLMELN; this is translated from the coding sequence ATGGCTTTTATCGGAAATGAAACGCGTAAAACATTAGATGTTAAAAATAATGAAAACATTAGTGTTATAGATATACCTAATAATAAGTTGATCTTTAGAAATGATCAGAGAAGTTGTTACTTTCATCGGCTTGGTTATCAAGGTTGCCCCAAGGTTAAAATTGGTTCTAATGGTCAATCTTTTCGTCTTCAAGCGAATGAGCAGTTAGTTGATATGAATAGATGGGAACTTGTTAGGTATTGTTATCTTACAGTATTGAAAATCGATAGGAGGGGAAGAACAAAAGTTGGAATATTCAACGCTTTGATACCATTTTTCCAGCATTGCGATACAAATAATTATAAAGTTGCTTTTAACAAGGAAACCATTACTTCATTTATTAATAGTTTAAAAAAACGATACCTTGATGGATTGAAAGGAAAAACCCTAATTCAAATTCAAGGGTCACTTAAAAGTTTTTTGAATGAAGTTGATCCAAATTTAAATTATGAGTTAAGAAATGAGTTTTTAAGTTGCTTAAACGATTCTGATATTACTTTATCTTATACTGATGCTGAGTTGAAACAGATAGTTAAACTGCTTTATATTATATTTAATAAATATAGATATTGTGTGATAAATGGGACTAAACCTTCAGTTCACCCGTTGTTATGTGATGATTCAGGAAATGATTTCTTAGGTAATCCGTTTAATGGAAAGCATGTTTTTTATGTGGGCAGATATAGTCATACTTGGAAAAATGAGCTTGTTAAAGTAGCTCTTTATTTGACATGTTTTTATACGGGACTAAATGAAAGTCAATTATTAGCAATTAAGTTTTCCGACATTTCAAATGAACCTTTTGAAAGAACATCAGATGGTGTTTATAAGCTATCGACAACAAAATACAGACAGCAGGGAAAGAACAATATTACTACCGTTGGCTTTAGTAAAAGAGCTAAAGAGTTTTTTGAAACTTGGTTGTCTTTAAGTAAATTGATAACAAATAATACCTCAGATTATGTTTTTTCAGTCTACTCAAAGCAAAAATATACTAGAATGTTAGAGAATCAATTCACTAGCGTGATAAATAAAAAGCTCAAATACTTTGAATTGCCTGCATTAAGTACACAACGATTTAGAAAGACCAAAGCCACCTTAATTATGAGAGCAACAGAAAGTATATTCTCAGTTGCTGAAGGTTTAAATAATAGCCCAGATACTGTATCAAAACATTATTCTAATGGCGTACCTGAGTTGATGGAGTTCTCGATTGCGGGAGCTCTTGACGTAAGGCAGCGGACACTTCAAGGTGAGTCATTAGATGAAGCGGTTCTTGAAAGTGCTTATAACTTTAAAGATCCTGTGAGGGAGAAATTTTACTTAAAAAATAAATTAGCCATACCAAATACTTTATCCAATGGACTCCGCTGTAAGGATTCTTTCGGTGAAAAAGCTAAGCAGCTAAAAATATCACTCGTTAAAGCGGGTTTAGCTATGAAAAAAAATAAAGTTGCATGCCACAAGTTTTTAGAATGCTTTGGTTGTCCACATCATGCAGTTATTGCTGAAGTCGACGATATCTGGCTTATGCTTTCATTCAGAGATGTAATCCTTGAGGTTGCCTGTCAGCCATCAATTAATTCAATGCCCACGACTACATTATCTAAAGTTACTAATACTATAGAGTCCATTTTAGATCGGTTGAAACAAGAGTTTCCACATGTTTATAAAAGTGCTGAGGTGAAATATTCTGAGCTTCCGCATCCTCTTTGGGGTGATAAAACGGATTTTGAATTTTTAATGGAGTTAAATTAA
- a CDS encoding NAD(P)H nitroreductase, which yields MQALDLLLERRSIANLVEPAPEGKVLENIIKAGLRAPDHGNLTPWRFVIAQGEGLRKLADILVHAAQANNSSDDVIEKLKKAPFRAPMVITVIAKVTPHEKVPAFEQHLSAGCAAQAMQMAAVAQGFQGFWRSGEWMFHKEVHQAFKLQGEDEIVGFLYLGTPGCTAMKVPERKIGDFVEFL from the coding sequence ATGCAAGCATTGGATTTATTATTAGAACGACGTTCAATAGCCAACTTGGTGGAACCTGCGCCAGAAGGCAAAGTGCTTGAGAATATTATTAAAGCAGGCTTACGCGCTCCTGACCATGGCAATTTAACACCTTGGCGCTTTGTGATTGCTCAAGGTGAAGGCTTACGAAAGCTAGCCGACATTTTAGTGCATGCAGCGCAAGCTAATAATAGCTCTGATGATGTCATCGAAAAGTTGAAAAAAGCGCCTTTCCGGGCTCCGATGGTGATCACTGTAATAGCGAAAGTCACTCCACATGAAAAAGTACCAGCGTTTGAGCAACATTTATCAGCAGGATGTGCCGCGCAAGCGATGCAAATGGCAGCGGTTGCTCAAGGCTTTCAAGGCTTTTGGCGCTCAGGTGAATGGATGTTCCATAAAGAAGTTCATCAAGCATTTAAATTGCAAGGCGAAGATGAAATTGTCGGTTTTCTGTACTTAGGAACACCAGGCTGTACGGCAATGAAAGTACCAGAAAGAAAAATAGGCGATTTTGTCGAATTTCTGTAA
- a CDS encoding site-specific integrase — MNYILWTVPSLTIDQTLSKSINSDTGEISFNFNGKGHHVQNMVLLYQDNGLPVSVVNNWLIYLKTSLYRKHVNTQAQALLHYFIFLDEIGLEWDEMPITSRNKPTYKFSKHLKDAVNNGTIARTTANNYLGSIVSFYKFYLNKGYEFSNKPFNYKTIKVNVNGGHEFSRGKFVFVDLTDIRLNLPKDKSNFGMSRELVPLNEHEWTLVDEICRQGKVNSNTSKGTTFVNLSKEFKIAVALARFTGLRREEIVTFRAKFIYKPTTEQLHHKYLIHSSGVHISPQQGVNTKGSGSRTIEMPSSLMLQLHQYINSKRYIKRRKLFEVNNPDELNNPPLFISQNGHHYGSRTFNARWCEVRNTIKDSHPSFNHKFHNLRSTYAVTRLKELLNQGIKEGDALDYIQSVMGHKPSLSD, encoded by the coding sequence ATGAACTACATTTTATGGACAGTACCAAGTTTAACTATTGATCAAACATTATCTAAGTCAATTAACTCAGACACTGGTGAAATCAGCTTTAACTTTAATGGGAAAGGCCACCATGTTCAGAATATGGTCTTGTTATATCAAGACAATGGTTTACCAGTTAGTGTTGTAAATAATTGGCTTATTTATTTAAAGACCTCTCTATATCGAAAACATGTAAACACTCAAGCTCAGGCATTACTACATTACTTTATCTTCCTCGATGAAATAGGGCTTGAGTGGGACGAGATGCCCATCACTTCAAGAAATAAACCTACGTATAAGTTCAGTAAACATCTTAAAGATGCTGTGAATAATGGAACTATTGCTAGAACAACAGCTAATAATTACTTAGGTTCAATTGTCAGTTTCTATAAGTTTTATTTAAACAAAGGCTACGAATTTTCAAATAAGCCATTTAACTATAAAACGATTAAAGTTAACGTTAATGGTGGGCATGAGTTTAGTAGAGGTAAGTTTGTCTTTGTTGACTTGACAGACATTAGACTGAACTTACCTAAGGATAAAAGTAATTTTGGTATGTCAAGAGAGCTAGTTCCTTTGAATGAACATGAATGGACTTTGGTCGATGAGATATGTCGTCAGGGAAAAGTAAATTCAAATACTTCAAAAGGAACTACTTTCGTAAATCTATCAAAAGAGTTTAAAATTGCCGTAGCTTTAGCAAGATTTACAGGGTTACGTAGAGAAGAGATAGTTACTTTTAGAGCAAAGTTTATTTATAAGCCAACAACTGAGCAACTTCATCATAAGTATTTAATTCATTCAAGTGGCGTGCACATATCACCGCAACAAGGAGTAAATACTAAAGGCTCTGGTAGTAGAACAATAGAGATGCCTTCATCGCTAATGCTTCAATTACATCAATACATTAATTCAAAGCGTTACATAAAGCGTAGAAAACTTTTCGAAGTAAATAACCCCGATGAGTTAAACAATCCTCCTTTATTCATTTCACAGAATGGGCATCATTATGGCTCGAGGACATTTAATGCTCGATGGTGCGAAGTTCGAAATACGATAAAAGATAGCCATCCGAGTTTTAATCACAAGTTTCATAACTTGCGTTCAACCTATGCAGTAACTCGTTTGAAAGAGCTGTTAAATCAAGGAATAAAAGAAGGTGACGCTCTTGATTACATTCAATCAGTAATGGGGCATAAACCCTCTCTGTCAGACTAG